In one Achromobacter spanius genomic region, the following are encoded:
- the secA gene encoding preprotein translocase subunit SecA, whose protein sequence is MVSLLKKLIGSRNDRLLKQYRKLVTQINGLEPKISALSDAELAAKTDEFRSRYAQGTSLDDLLPEAFAVVREAGKRVFGMRHFDSQLLGGIALHNGKIAEMRTGEGKTLMATLPVYLNACAGKGVHVVTVNDYLARRDAEWMGRLYHFLGMTTGVVVPQQPNEEKKAAYAADITYGTNNEFGFDYLRDNMEYRVEDRRQRVLFYAIVDEVDSILIDEARTPLIISGQAEDHTELYIRMNAVPPLLTRMTSEPKPQEPEPEGDYWVDEKSQQVHLSEAGHENAEAILARLGILPEGESLYDPRHIALMHHLMVALRANNLFFRDQQYVVQDGEVVIVDEFTGRLMVGRRWSDGLHQAVEAKEGVKIQHENQTLASITFQNYFRMYEKLSGMTGTADTEAYEFQEIYGLETVIIPTNKPMIRKDQNDQVFKTDPEKYNAILEDIRDCHERGQPVLVGTTSIENSELLSGLLKKAKLPHEVLNAKQHAREAEIVAEAGKPGHITIATNMAGRGTDIVLGGSVDKQVDLIRADESLSEAEKNARIEKIRAEWKPLNEQVKAAGGLRIIGTERHESRRIDNQLRGRAGRQGDPGSSRFYLSLEDSLMRIFAGDRVRAIMERLKLPEGEPIEAGMVTRSIETAQRKVEGRNFDIRKQLLEYDDVANDQRKVLYSQRNDVLEAASVGATVSNLRDAAVVELFNTYVPPESVEEQWDVPGLQRALEADWNLHLPLTEMLDKETTLTDEDLRERVVAAARDAYQAKVDQVGAESWSQFERSIMLQSIDTHWREHLSSLDYLRQGIHLRGYAQKNPKQEYKREAFELFSGMLDRIRDDVVRVLMTVRVQSSEQVEQAEAEAAQSHVQNVQYHHSDYDEALAKTESEEGAQPVRNAMPKVGRNDPCPCGSGKKYKQCHGKLV, encoded by the coding sequence ATGGTTTCTCTGCTCAAAAAACTCATAGGTAGCCGCAACGACCGGCTGCTTAAGCAGTATCGCAAGCTGGTAACCCAGATCAATGGGCTGGAGCCCAAGATTTCCGCGCTTTCCGACGCGGAGCTGGCGGCCAAGACTGACGAATTCCGATCTCGATACGCGCAGGGCACATCGCTGGACGACCTGCTGCCGGAAGCCTTCGCCGTGGTGCGCGAAGCGGGCAAGCGGGTATTCGGGATGCGACACTTCGACTCTCAGTTGTTGGGCGGCATCGCGCTGCACAACGGCAAGATTGCCGAAATGCGCACGGGGGAAGGCAAGACGTTGATGGCGACGTTGCCGGTTTACCTGAATGCTTGCGCCGGCAAGGGCGTGCACGTTGTCACGGTGAACGACTATCTGGCCCGCCGTGACGCGGAATGGATGGGGCGCCTGTACCACTTCCTGGGCATGACCACGGGCGTGGTGGTGCCGCAGCAGCCCAACGAAGAGAAGAAGGCCGCCTACGCCGCCGACATCACTTACGGCACCAATAACGAGTTCGGCTTCGACTACCTGCGCGACAACATGGAATACCGTGTTGAGGACCGCCGCCAGCGCGTGCTGTTCTACGCCATCGTCGACGAAGTGGACTCGATCCTGATCGACGAAGCCCGTACCCCGCTGATCATTTCCGGCCAGGCCGAAGATCACACCGAGCTCTACATCCGCATGAACGCGGTGCCGCCGCTGCTGACGCGCATGACCAGCGAGCCCAAGCCGCAGGAGCCGGAACCCGAAGGCGATTACTGGGTCGACGAAAAGAGCCAGCAGGTCCATTTGTCGGAAGCCGGGCACGAGAACGCCGAAGCCATCCTGGCCCGTCTGGGCATCCTGCCGGAAGGCGAATCGCTGTACGACCCGCGCCACATTGCGCTGATGCACCACCTGATGGTGGCCCTGCGCGCCAACAACCTGTTCTTCCGTGACCAGCAATATGTGGTCCAGGACGGCGAGGTGGTGATCGTTGACGAATTCACGGGTCGCCTGATGGTGGGCCGCCGTTGGTCTGATGGCTTGCACCAAGCCGTCGAAGCCAAGGAAGGCGTGAAGATCCAGCACGAAAACCAGACGCTGGCATCCATCACGTTCCAGAACTACTTCCGCATGTACGAGAAGCTGTCCGGCATGACCGGTACGGCCGATACGGAAGCGTACGAATTTCAGGAAATCTACGGGCTTGAAACGGTCATCATCCCGACCAACAAGCCGATGATCCGCAAGGACCAGAACGATCAGGTCTTCAAGACCGATCCGGAAAAATACAACGCGATCCTCGAAGACATCCGCGACTGCCACGAGCGTGGCCAGCCCGTGCTGGTGGGTACGACCAGCATTGAAAACTCCGAGCTGCTGTCGGGCCTGTTGAAAAAGGCCAAGCTGCCGCACGAAGTGCTGAACGCCAAGCAGCACGCCCGCGAAGCCGAGATCGTGGCCGAAGCCGGCAAGCCGGGTCATATCACCATTGCCACCAACATGGCGGGCCGCGGTACCGACATCGTGCTGGGCGGCAGCGTGGACAAGCAGGTTGACCTGATCCGCGCCGATGAGTCGCTGTCGGAAGCCGAAAAGAATGCGCGCATCGAGAAGATCCGCGCGGAATGGAAGCCGCTGAACGAGCAGGTCAAGGCCGCGGGCGGCCTGCGCATCATCGGCACCGAGCGCCACGAATCACGCCGTATCGACAACCAGCTGCGCGGTCGCGCCGGCCGTCAGGGTGACCCGGGTTCGTCCCGTTTCTACCTGTCGCTGGAAGACTCGCTGATGCGCATCTTCGCGGGCGACCGCGTGCGCGCCATCATGGAACGCCTGAAGCTGCCCGAGGGCGAGCCGATCGAGGCGGGCATGGTGACGCGCTCGATCGAAACCGCGCAACGCAAGGTGGAAGGCCGCAACTTCGACATCCGCAAGCAATTGCTGGAGTACGACGACGTCGCCAACGACCAGCGCAAGGTGCTGTATTCGCAGCGTAATGATGTGCTGGAAGCCGCGAGCGTGGGCGCCACGGTGAGCAACTTGCGCGATGCCGCCGTGGTCGAGCTGTTCAACACCTACGTGCCCCCGGAATCAGTGGAAGAGCAGTGGGACGTGCCGGGCCTGCAACGGGCGCTGGAAGCGGATTGGAATCTGCACCTGCCGCTGACCGAAATGTTGGACAAGGAAACCACCTTGACCGACGAAGATCTGCGTGAGCGCGTGGTGGCGGCTGCTCGTGATGCCTACCAGGCCAAGGTTGACCAGGTGGGTGCGGAATCGTGGTCGCAGTTTGAGCGTTCGATCATGCTGCAGTCGATCGACACGCATTGGCGCGAACACCTGTCGTCGCTTGATTACTTGCGCCAGGGCATCCATTTGCGCGGTTATGCGCAGAAGAATCCCAAGCAGGAATACAAGCGCGAAGCTTTCGAACTGTTCTCGGGCATGCTGGATCGCATTCGCGACGACGTGGTGCGTGTGTTGATGACGGTGCGTGTGCAGTCGTCCGAGCAGGTCGAACAGGCCGAAGCCGAAGCCGCCCAGTCGCATGTGCAAAACGTGCAATACCACCACTCCGATTACGACGAAGCGCTGGCCAAGACGGAATCGGAAGAGGGTGCGCAGCCCGTGCGCAACGCCATGCCCAAGGTCGGACGCAACGACCCGTGCCCGTGCGGCAGCGGCAAGAAGTACAAGCAGTGCCACGGCAAGCTGGTCTGA
- a CDS encoding VOC family protein yields MLHSVGRTEFDHAVVMVRDRLDALAPHFERQGFHLSDKAVHNLGSCNRLIVLEGTYVELLGWPTGAPPARKEIADSPFGLEALVFRTYDADATYERLKAAGFAVNPVQELTRPAMLDGQEVQARFHTVRFAEQPLPGIRMYFCRHLTPECVWSPELMAHPNGARSLMRIDARAADARAVAERLALVADVSAEAAEGGWDVPLANLRIHVQQDDTSPTPALSTLTLENRDGAHYTLDTGS; encoded by the coding sequence ATGCTGCATTCCGTCGGCCGTACCGAATTCGACCACGCCGTCGTGATGGTGCGCGATCGGCTGGATGCGCTGGCCCCGCATTTCGAGCGCCAGGGGTTTCACCTGAGCGACAAAGCGGTGCATAACCTGGGGTCGTGCAATCGCCTGATCGTGCTGGAAGGCACGTATGTCGAACTGCTGGGGTGGCCCACGGGCGCCCCGCCAGCCCGCAAGGAAATCGCCGATTCTCCGTTTGGCCTGGAGGCGCTGGTGTTCCGCACGTATGACGCGGATGCGACCTATGAACGCCTGAAGGCGGCCGGCTTTGCGGTGAACCCGGTACAGGAACTGACGCGCCCGGCGATGCTGGACGGTCAGGAAGTACAGGCCCGCTTCCACACCGTGCGCTTTGCCGAGCAGCCTTTGCCCGGCATCCGCATGTATTTCTGTCGTCACCTGACACCCGAGTGTGTCTGGTCACCGGAATTGATGGCGCATCCCAATGGCGCTCGCAGCCTGATGCGCATTGACGCCCGCGCGGCAGATGCCCGTGCCGTGGCCGAACGCCTGGCGCTGGTGGCGGATGTCAGCGCGGAAGCCGCCGAGGGCGGCTGGGACGTTCCCTTGGCCAACCTGCGCATCCACGTGCAACAGGATGACACGTCGCCCACCCCCGCACTGTCCACGTTGACCCTGGAAAACCGCGACGGCGCCCACTACACCCTGGACACCGGGTCGTAG
- a CDS encoding GntR family transcriptional regulator, whose protein sequence is MTPPSPAPRPAPRTSAGQAELYGAVKAMAVRFDFKPGERINEVDLARRLNVSRTPLREVLNQLMVEGFLTRSVNRGFIARLLDAKQIHSLYEYRAVLEAGIVRAACERASDEELAQLRQFVERSRDEPEDSDATRLLDLDEAFHLNLARLSRNEEFVRALESVNARIHFVRWIDMQQGRRSHTQGEHLRIVQALEQRDMDALPALIGAHIGRRLDQITDVIRTGFSTIYMRDQAEPATVATANTTTAGEKQ, encoded by the coding sequence ATGACGCCGCCTTCTCCTGCCCCCCGCCCGGCCCCGCGCACCTCCGCTGGGCAGGCCGAGTTGTACGGCGCGGTCAAGGCGATGGCGGTGCGGTTTGATTTCAAGCCGGGCGAGCGCATCAATGAAGTGGACCTGGCGCGGCGCTTGAACGTCAGCCGGACGCCGCTGCGCGAAGTGCTGAACCAATTGATGGTCGAGGGCTTCCTGACTCGTTCGGTGAACCGTGGTTTTATCGCGCGCTTGCTGGACGCCAAGCAGATCCACAGCTTGTACGAATACCGGGCGGTGCTCGAGGCCGGCATCGTGCGGGCCGCCTGCGAACGTGCCAGCGACGAGGAATTGGCCCAACTGCGCCAATTCGTGGAACGGTCTCGCGACGAACCGGAAGACAGCGACGCCACGCGCCTGCTGGATTTGGACGAAGCCTTTCACCTGAATCTGGCGCGCCTGTCTCGTAATGAAGAATTTGTGCGTGCGCTGGAAAGCGTAAATGCCCGCATCCATTTCGTGCGTTGGATCGACATGCAGCAGGGCCGACGCAGCCACACGCAGGGCGAACACCTGCGTATCGTCCAGGCGCTGGAACAGCGCGACATGGACGCCTTGCCCGCGCTGATCGGCGCGCATATCGGGCGCCGCCTGGACCAGATCACCGACGTGATTCGCACCGGATTTTCAACGATTTACATGCGGGACCAGGCCGAACCCGCCACGGTAGCGACGGCCAACACCACAACAGCAGGGGAAAAACAATGA
- a CDS encoding tripartite tricarboxylate transporter substrate binding protein, which translates to MNHTMKRILAGLCTLAAAGGAFVAAPAAAEERPLVLVVPYPPGGSTDILARILQPRLSQQMGGRTVIVENRPGAASQIATAFVARAEPDGSTLLVSFDNHGINPAVKPKLPYDTFKDFVAISQTVRFPLVIGANPSVPGDNLKEFLAVAAKESPNKFNYASTGVGSLNHLAPEELKRLSKVELLHVPYGGGGPAIQAVVGGQANMTWLSFAALRGQIQAGKIKALAVAGEKRLPELPNVPTVEESGFPGFVAYSWSGMFAPKGTPEATVKKLTADFKAVLADPEIKKKVTEAGFEIVASDGPALDAYVKSEYDRWSAFIKKNNINLDN; encoded by the coding sequence ATGAATCACACGATGAAGCGTATTTTGGCGGGCCTATGCACGCTGGCAGCCGCGGGGGGCGCCTTTGTCGCCGCACCCGCCGCCGCCGAGGAACGGCCGTTGGTGCTGGTAGTGCCGTACCCGCCGGGCGGCAGCACCGACATCCTGGCGCGCATTCTGCAGCCGCGCCTGTCGCAGCAAATGGGCGGGCGCACGGTGATCGTGGAAAACCGCCCCGGCGCCGCCAGCCAGATCGCCACTGCCTTCGTGGCGCGCGCCGAGCCCGATGGCAGCACGCTCTTGGTCAGCTTTGACAACCACGGCATCAACCCCGCCGTGAAGCCCAAACTGCCTTACGACACCTTCAAGGACTTTGTCGCCATTTCGCAGACCGTGCGCTTTCCGCTGGTCATTGGCGCCAACCCCAGCGTGCCCGGGGATAACCTGAAGGAGTTCCTGGCGGTGGCCGCGAAGGAATCGCCCAACAAGTTCAACTACGCCTCCACCGGGGTCGGTTCGCTGAACCATCTGGCGCCGGAAGAACTCAAGCGCTTGTCGAAGGTGGAGCTGCTGCATGTGCCGTATGGCGGCGGCGGGCCGGCCATTCAAGCCGTGGTGGGCGGGCAGGCCAATATGACCTGGCTGAGCTTCGCGGCGCTGCGCGGGCAGATCCAGGCCGGCAAGATCAAGGCGCTGGCAGTGGCGGGCGAGAAGCGCCTGCCGGAACTGCCCAACGTGCCTACGGTGGAAGAGTCGGGCTTCCCCGGCTTTGTCGCCTATTCGTGGAGCGGCATGTTCGCACCGAAGGGCACGCCCGAGGCAACGGTGAAAAAGCTGACCGCCGACTTCAAGGCGGTATTGGCCGACCCGGAGATCAAGAAGAAGGTGACGGAAGCGGGCTTCGAGATCGTGGCCTCGGATGGCCCGGCGCTGGATGCCTACGTGAAATCGGAATATGACCGGTGGAGCGCCTTCATCAAGAAGAACAACATCAATCTGGATAACTGA
- a CDS encoding thiamine pyrophosphate-binding protein: protein MENLNGAEAMVRMLQHNGVKHIFGLCGDTSLPFYDALYRLDHGMQHILTRDERSAGYMADAYARVTGKVGVCEGPSGGGATYLLPGLVEANESSIPVLGITSDVAVGSRGKYPLTELDQEALYRPLTKWNRTIDRADQIPGMVRAAFRAMTTGKPGAAHLCFPYDVMKQQVDASDIWAQPEHARFPAMRFAPDPADVARAAQRLIGARAPVIICGGGVVIAGASGALQELAESLKAAVCVTVSGQGSLADTHPLNAGVVGSNGGVMATRDVVAAADVVLFVGCRAGSTSTEHWRFPNRDVPILHIDIDPMVIGANYLTEVGLVGDAKLALEALGAEVQARLAHRNSDAVDGAVLAGRAKAARLAQLEPLANSLETPIRPERVVQSLNRLLPDDAVVCADPGTPCPYFSAYYDVSRPGRHFITNRAHGALGFSMSAALGAWVGRPQSKCVSVMGDGSFGFTVGELETIVRHKAPLLLIVFSNSVYGWIKASQKAGYDQRYYSVDFNRTDHARIAEAYGVKAWRVEDPAKLDDAIKAAMEHDGPALIDVVAQPLQDTAAPVSQWMG from the coding sequence ATGGAAAACCTGAACGGCGCCGAAGCCATGGTGCGGATGCTGCAGCACAACGGCGTCAAACATATTTTTGGCCTGTGCGGCGACACCAGCCTGCCGTTTTACGATGCGCTGTACCGCCTGGACCACGGCATGCAGCACATCCTGACCCGCGACGAACGTAGCGCGGGGTACATGGCGGACGCCTACGCCCGCGTCACCGGCAAGGTTGGCGTGTGCGAAGGCCCCAGCGGTGGCGGCGCCACCTATCTGTTGCCCGGCCTGGTCGAAGCCAATGAGTCCTCGATTCCTGTGTTGGGCATCACCTCGGACGTAGCCGTCGGGTCACGCGGGAAATACCCCCTGACTGAACTGGACCAGGAAGCGCTGTACCGTCCGCTGACCAAGTGGAACCGCACGATTGACCGCGCGGACCAGATTCCCGGCATGGTGCGCGCGGCATTCCGCGCCATGACCACCGGCAAGCCGGGCGCCGCGCACCTGTGCTTTCCGTATGACGTGATGAAGCAGCAGGTGGATGCGTCCGATATCTGGGCGCAGCCCGAACACGCCCGCTTCCCGGCCATGCGTTTTGCTCCGGATCCCGCGGATGTGGCGCGTGCCGCGCAGCGCCTGATCGGTGCGCGTGCGCCGGTGATCATCTGCGGCGGCGGCGTGGTCATCGCCGGGGCCAGCGGCGCCTTGCAGGAACTGGCGGAAAGCTTGAAGGCGGCGGTGTGCGTGACCGTCAGCGGACAAGGCAGCCTGGCCGACACGCATCCGCTGAATGCGGGCGTGGTGGGCTCCAACGGTGGCGTGATGGCCACCCGCGACGTGGTGGCCGCGGCCGACGTGGTGCTGTTCGTGGGTTGCCGGGCTGGCTCGACATCCACGGAACATTGGCGCTTCCCGAACCGCGACGTGCCCATTCTGCACATCGACATCGATCCCATGGTGATCGGCGCCAACTACCTGACCGAAGTCGGCCTGGTGGGCGATGCGAAGCTGGCGCTGGAAGCCTTGGGCGCCGAAGTGCAGGCGCGCCTGGCACATCGCAATTCGGACGCGGTGGACGGCGCGGTGCTGGCCGGCCGTGCGAAGGCCGCGCGCCTGGCGCAACTGGAGCCGCTGGCCAACAGCCTTGAAACGCCGATCCGCCCCGAGCGCGTGGTGCAATCGCTGAACCGCTTGCTGCCCGACGATGCGGTGGTGTGCGCCGACCCGGGCACGCCTTGCCCGTATTTCTCGGCCTATTACGATGTGTCGCGCCCCGGCCGCCACTTCATCACCAACCGTGCACACGGTGCGCTGGGCTTTTCCATGTCGGCCGCGTTGGGCGCCTGGGTTGGCCGGCCGCAGTCCAAGTGCGTGTCGGTGATGGGCGACGGCAGCTTCGGCTTCACCGTCGGCGAACTGGAAACCATCGTGCGCCACAAGGCACCGTTGCTGTTGATCGTGTTTTCGAATTCGGTCTACGGCTGGATCAAGGCCAGCCAGAAGGCGGGCTACGACCAGCGCTACTACAGCGTGGACTTCAACCGCACCGACCATGCCCGCATTGCCGAAGCCTATGGCGTGAAGGCATGGCGCGTGGAAGATCCGGCCAAGCTGGACGACGCCATCAAGGCCGCCATGGAACACGATGGCCCGGCGCTGATCGACGTGGTGGCGCAGCCGCTGCAGGATACGGCGGCCCCGGTCAGCCAGTGGATGGGCTGA
- a CDS encoding SDR family oxidoreductase — MDLGISGKTALVFGGSRGMGRACALQLAREGVAVTIAARNPETLAQAAAEISKDAGIGVGWVSADLTQEHGRDAALAACPQPDILINNADGPLPGDFRDWTREDWIASLDAMMLGPIDMIRRVVDGMVERRFGRIVNIVSRSVKAPHAELGLSNGARSGLIGFVGGLARQTVRHNVTINNLLPGAFATDAQVRHVQGMLAQSSDKTFDQLWEERGRANPAGRFGQPEEVGALCAYLCSAQAGYMTAQSLLIDGGGYPGTY, encoded by the coding sequence ATGGATCTGGGGATCAGTGGCAAGACGGCCTTGGTGTTCGGCGGCAGCCGCGGCATGGGCCGCGCGTGTGCGCTGCAACTGGCGCGCGAGGGTGTGGCGGTGACCATCGCCGCGCGCAATCCCGAGACGCTTGCGCAAGCCGCGGCCGAGATTTCCAAGGACGCCGGCATCGGCGTGGGCTGGGTGTCGGCCGATCTGACCCAGGAGCACGGCCGCGATGCGGCCTTGGCCGCGTGCCCGCAACCCGACATCCTGATCAACAACGCCGACGGCCCGCTGCCCGGCGATTTCCGGGATTGGACGCGTGAGGACTGGATCGCATCGTTGGACGCCATGATGCTGGGGCCCATCGACATGATCCGGCGCGTGGTGGATGGCATGGTCGAGCGGCGCTTTGGCCGCATCGTGAATATCGTGTCGCGCAGCGTGAAGGCGCCGCACGCCGAACTGGGCCTGTCGAATGGGGCGCGTTCAGGTTTGATCGGCTTCGTGGGCGGCCTGGCGCGGCAGACGGTGCGCCACAACGTCACCATCAACAACCTGCTGCCGGGCGCCTTCGCCACCGACGCCCAGGTCCGGCACGTACAGGGCATGCTGGCGCAGTCGTCGGACAAGACCTTCGACCAACTGTGGGAAGAGCGCGGACGCGCCAACCCGGCCGGGCGCTTTGGGCAGCCGGAAGAAGTGGGCGCCTTGTGTGCCTATCTTTGTTCGGCGCAAGCTGGCTACATGACGGCGCAAAGCCTCTTGATCGATGGGGGCGGCTACCCCGGCACGTACTGA
- a CDS encoding Lrp/AsnC family transcriptional regulator, producing the protein MDQTDIKILALLQKDATCSVAEIAEQVNLSVTPCWRRIQKLKDDGVIARNAILLDPRALGLNLTVFVSIKTSQHNEKWTQSLINAVMALPNVVEFHRMAGDIDYLLKVVVEDMAAYDRFYRRLIGAVDLLDVSASFSMEIIKSTTELPLDAV; encoded by the coding sequence ATGGACCAGACCGACATCAAGATATTGGCGTTGCTGCAGAAGGACGCTACCTGCTCGGTCGCTGAAATTGCCGAACAGGTGAACCTGTCGGTGACGCCATGCTGGCGCCGCATTCAGAAGCTGAAGGATGACGGCGTTATCGCGCGCAACGCCATCTTGCTGGATCCGCGCGCGCTGGGCCTGAACCTGACGGTATTCGTGTCCATCAAGACCAGCCAGCACAACGAAAAGTGGACGCAAAGCCTGATCAACGCGGTCATGGCCTTGCCGAATGTGGTGGAGTTTCACCGCATGGCGGGCGATATCGATTACCTGCTCAAGGTGGTGGTCGAGGACATGGCGGCGTATGACCGCTTCTACCGTCGGCTGATCGGCGCGGTGGATCTGCTGGACGTCAGCGCCAGCTTCTCGATGGAAATCATCAAAAGCACCACCGAATTGCCGCTGGACGCGGTATAG
- a CDS encoding gamma-glutamylcyclotransferase translates to MSFAVPAGCAGLAKARQARSVDDLLADWNGVDDLWVFAYGSLIWHPGFAWRERRLATVRGYHRSLCLWSHDHRGSPDNPGLVFGLNRGGCCRGVAYQIAAADVPDVFQALWRREMVTGAYTPRWLACHTEVAPVRGLVFLLNRACDEYAADLSDDRLIASVRNAVGQSGPCLDYVVETERALRAHGIDDWRLGDLVRKLGQAF, encoded by the coding sequence ATGTCGTTCGCAGTACCCGCCGGCTGTGCCGGTTTGGCAAAAGCGCGGCAAGCGCGATCGGTGGACGACTTGCTGGCCGACTGGAACGGCGTCGACGACCTATGGGTGTTCGCCTACGGGTCCCTGATCTGGCATCCCGGTTTTGCGTGGCGCGAGCGCCGCCTGGCGACGGTGCGCGGCTATCACCGGTCGTTGTGCCTGTGGTCGCACGATCATCGCGGCTCGCCAGACAACCCTGGCTTGGTCTTCGGCTTGAACCGGGGCGGTTGCTGCCGGGGCGTGGCATATCAGATCGCGGCGGCCGATGTGCCCGATGTGTTCCAGGCGCTGTGGCGCCGCGAAATGGTCACCGGGGCCTACACCCCCCGTTGGCTCGCTTGCCATACCGAGGTCGCCCCGGTGCGTGGCCTGGTCTTCCTGCTGAATCGCGCCTGCGATGAGTACGCCGCCGACCTGAGTGACGACCGCTTGATCGCATCCGTGCGCAATGCCGTCGGCCAGTCGGGGCCTTGCCTGGACTATGTGGTGGAGACCGAACGCGCCTTGCGCGCGCACGGTATCGACGATTGGCGGCTGGGTGATCTGGTGCGCAAGCTGGGCCAGGCTTTCTGA
- the pagP gene encoding lipid IV(A) palmitoyltransferase PagP codes for MITAFRAALLGLLLWTFTAAAQACESMPSWAQSACNRLDQIWTEGGNDLYVSGYAWHNRAMYSKEKIDSFNELAWGAGYGRSIYDEDGDWQGLYAMAFLDSHSKVEPIAGYGFLKIGRVSENFRLGAGYTVFLTARHDIMSYVPFPGILPLVGAGYKDAMFYATYIPGSSGAGNVLYMFGRWHF; via the coding sequence ATGATCACCGCATTTCGAGCAGCCCTTCTTGGCCTGCTGCTCTGGACTTTCACCGCCGCCGCGCAAGCCTGTGAAAGCATGCCCTCCTGGGCACAGTCCGCTTGCAATCGCCTTGACCAGATCTGGACCGAAGGCGGCAACGACCTCTACGTTTCCGGCTATGCCTGGCACAACCGCGCCATGTACAGCAAAGAAAAAATCGACAGCTTCAACGAGCTGGCGTGGGGCGCCGGCTATGGCCGCAGCATCTACGACGAAGACGGCGACTGGCAGGGCCTGTATGCCATGGCGTTCCTGGATTCGCACAGCAAGGTCGAACCGATTGCCGGCTATGGCTTCCTGAAAATAGGCCGAGTCAGCGAGAACTTTCGCCTGGGCGCGGGCTACACGGTGTTCCTGACCGCGCGGCACGACATCATGAGCTACGTGCCATTTCCCGGCATCCTGCCGCTGGTGGGCGCCGGCTACAAAGACGCCATGTTCTACGCGACCTACATTCCCGGCTCAAGCGGCGCGGGCAACGTCCTGTATATGTTCGGCCGCTGGCACTTCTAA